One window from the genome of Saccharicrinis carchari encodes:
- a CDS encoding RNA polymerase sigma-70 factor, with translation MDVLTNELLELLNKKQEAAFEVVFSLYYPRLVYFAKEYVPHEDAEGLVQDAFIAFWEKHPSLTNKFQLQSYLYTSVKNNCLMHLRHQKVKKRYDEMAALEMQNLLHLSALKQLDTSIVSFQEIESIIERTMADLPPRCREIFTLSRFENKKNQEVAKALNISVKAVEAQISKALKVLKIALKDFLPLLTYLFLNN, from the coding sequence ATGGACGTACTGACCAACGAGCTACTAGAGCTATTGAACAAAAAACAGGAGGCAGCTTTCGAAGTTGTTTTTAGCCTGTATTATCCTCGTTTGGTTTACTTTGCAAAGGAATATGTCCCCCACGAAGATGCCGAGGGACTTGTTCAGGATGCATTTATCGCCTTTTGGGAAAAGCATCCGTCCCTAACGAATAAATTTCAACTCCAAAGTTATTTGTACACCAGTGTAAAGAATAATTGTTTGATGCACCTCAGGCACCAAAAGGTAAAAAAACGTTATGACGAGATGGCTGCCCTCGAGATGCAAAACCTTTTACATCTTTCTGCCTTAAAGCAATTGGATACTTCCATTGTATCATTTCAGGAAATAGAATCCATCATTGAACGTACGATGGCCGACCTGCCGCCCCGCTGCCGCGAAATTTTCACCCTCAGCCGTTTTGAGAATAAAAAAAACCAGGAAGTAGCCAAGGCACTAAATATCTCGGTAAAAGCGGTTGAAGCACAAATTTCCAAGGCCTTGAAAGTACTGAAGATAGCTCTTAAAGATTTTTTACCCTTGCTTACCTATCTGTTTTTGAATAATTAA
- a CDS encoding YfcC family protein: MFKKVPHTYVIVFSLIVMAAVATWFVPGGEYVQESITVNGVEQTQVQFKSIDSQPQTWEIFAAMVHGFEKGAGIIVFILMIGGAFWVMNDSKAIDVGILSFLGFVKKLDRYRAIRFVGANNLILILIMLMFSVFGAVFGMSEETIAFMVVLVPLAISMGYDSITGVGIVFVAAGLGFAGAVLNPFTIGIAQGLAGLPLFSGFEYRLVCWLVINVVGFAYILWYARKVKKHPKQSPVYAEDEYWRSRTASNIEGINDATPRAAWWVYALTTLVLILFAFKYPLTTLKMGGGDGVTWPVMPAMAVFFVIAGFLSLRKKVHFFILNLLGFTILFLIIGVMGYAWYITEIAALFFAMGLLSGAAIGRDADKITQLFLEGAKDIMSAALVVGLAGGIIVILEDGKIVHTILHGMAQSMSDLGNITSVGIMYGIQTMINIFIPSGSAKAALTMPIMAPFSDLIGLSRQATVMAFQFGDGFTNMITPTSPVLIGVLGVAKIPYTKWVKWIAPLITILMVLGFLLLIPTVTMELNGF; the protein is encoded by the coding sequence ATGTTTAAAAAAGTACCCCATACTTATGTTATTGTATTTTCCCTGATTGTTATGGCCGCCGTAGCTACCTGGTTTGTTCCGGGTGGTGAGTATGTTCAGGAATCCATTACCGTAAATGGCGTAGAACAAACACAGGTGCAGTTTAAAAGCATCGACAGCCAGCCCCAAACCTGGGAGATATTTGCCGCCATGGTGCATGGTTTCGAAAAGGGAGCCGGCATCATTGTTTTTATCCTGATGATAGGTGGGGCTTTCTGGGTTATGAACGACTCTAAAGCCATTGATGTGGGGATTTTATCTTTTCTGGGTTTTGTTAAAAAGCTGGATCGTTACAGGGCTATACGGTTCGTTGGTGCCAATAACCTTATTTTAATTCTTATCATGTTGATGTTCTCGGTGTTTGGTGCCGTGTTTGGTATGAGTGAAGAAACCATTGCTTTTATGGTGGTGCTGGTACCATTGGCAATCTCCATGGGTTATGACAGCATTACCGGTGTGGGTATAGTTTTTGTGGCGGCCGGCCTTGGGTTTGCCGGTGCCGTTTTAAATCCTTTTACCATTGGCATTGCTCAGGGATTGGCCGGTTTGCCCTTATTCTCCGGTTTTGAGTACCGTTTGGTGTGCTGGTTAGTGATTAATGTGGTGGGTTTTGCTTACATCCTTTGGTACGCCCGAAAGGTGAAAAAGCACCCTAAGCAATCCCCTGTTTATGCCGAAGACGAATACTGGCGATCGCGCACAGCGAGCAACATAGAGGGTATAAACGACGCAACGCCCCGTGCCGCCTGGTGGGTGTATGCGCTTACAACGCTGGTGCTGATTCTGTTTGCTTTTAAATACCCGCTTACCACCTTAAAAATGGGTGGGGGAGATGGGGTAACCTGGCCTGTGATGCCCGCGATGGCTGTATTTTTCGTTATTGCAGGCTTCTTGTCGTTGCGTAAAAAAGTGCATTTCTTTATATTGAACCTGCTGGGTTTCACCATTCTGTTTCTGATTATTGGGGTGATGGGCTATGCCTGGTACATTACCGAGATTGCTGCCTTATTTTTTGCCATGGGTCTGTTGTCGGGTGCTGCCATTGGACGTGATGCGGATAAGATTACCCAATTGTTTTTGGAGGGCGCCAAAGATATTATGTCGGCAGCACTGGTAGTAGGACTGGCCGGGGGTATTATTGTTATTTTGGAGGATGGTAAGATTGTACATACCATTTTACACGGCATGGCTCAATCCATGAGCGATTTAGGTAATATAACCTCGGTAGGTATTATGTATGGCATTCAAACGATGATTAACATTTTTATTCCCAGCGGATCGGCCAAAGCAGCACTAACAATGCCCATTATGGCGCCCTTTAGCGATTTAATAGGTCTGTCGCGGCAGGCAACCGTAATGGCCTTTCAGTTTGGAGATGGTTTTACCAATATGATTACGCCTACTTCGCCCGTATTGATCGGTGTGCTGGGTGTGGCTAAAATTCCCTATACAAAATGGGTGAAGTGGATAGCACCCCTGATTACGATTCTGATGGTTCTTGGATTCTTATTGCTGATTCCTACCGTTACCATGGAGCTCAATGGTTTTTAA
- a CDS encoding retropepsin-like aspartic protease, whose amino-acid sequence MRNKFIILLLTGCLIFITWGCSLKWTQAIRYGEVSRDEFRETVNIEIQNGLVFLPVTIRGKQYRFLFDTGAPFSISKQLQHEHAFEIISKGNIIDSDHNKKKVDWAQVDSIHVGNVSFMNQTAFVGDFNANPLLKCLEIDGIIGSNLIRHANWTIDQEQKTVSLNSTINKDAFQDCIIIPFKTDYQYNIFIDVHIGPATVKNVLMDYGSNGSISLNNEIFTTLKGRNIIGAVLLEKGVQQAGIIGKPVNFDRKITYNDSVGIGRLGLNNIMLRTGKTVSLGNKLLSRFPVTIDWDKQNLYFRQNDTSEESNRFPRFSLGYSTEKGIYVQSVIKNSNAWVKGVRPNCIIERIDSLDFENGNDFCDYAKHELGDNIFVQLIDTTGQRQELNIRQTPIIK is encoded by the coding sequence ATGAGAAATAAATTTATCATACTTCTCCTGACAGGGTGTTTGATTTTTATAACATGGGGATGCTCACTTAAATGGACCCAAGCAATCCGTTATGGAGAGGTTTCTCGCGATGAGTTTAGGGAAACCGTTAATATAGAAATTCAAAATGGGCTCGTATTTTTGCCTGTTACAATTCGAGGAAAACAATATCGTTTTTTATTTGACACAGGAGCACCATTCAGTATTTCAAAACAGCTTCAGCATGAACATGCTTTTGAAATAATTAGCAAAGGAAACATTATTGACAGTGACCACAACAAAAAAAAGGTTGACTGGGCTCAGGTTGACTCTATCCATGTCGGTAATGTATCATTTATGAATCAAACGGCATTTGTTGGGGATTTTAATGCAAACCCACTATTGAAATGTTTGGAGATAGATGGGATTATTGGTTCAAACCTCATAAGGCATGCCAACTGGACAATAGACCAGGAACAAAAGACTGTTTCTTTAAATTCAACTATTAATAAGGATGCTTTTCAGGATTGCATCATTATCCCATTCAAAACGGATTATCAATACAATATCTTCATAGATGTTCATATTGGCCCGGCTACGGTAAAAAATGTATTGATGGATTATGGCTCCAACGGGTCGATATCATTGAATAATGAAATATTTACTACCCTTAAAGGTAGAAATATCATCGGTGCAGTGTTATTGGAAAAAGGCGTGCAACAAGCCGGTATTATTGGTAAACCTGTAAACTTTGATCGTAAGATTACATATAACGACTCAGTTGGCATAGGCAGGTTAGGCCTTAACAATATCATGCTGCGAACAGGAAAAACTGTTTCCCTTGGAAATAAATTGCTATCCCGATTTCCGGTAACTATCGATTGGGATAAACAAAACCTTTATTTTAGACAAAATGACACGTCCGAAGAATCAAATCGTTTCCCTCGTTTTAGCCTGGGTTATTCAACTGAAAAAGGCATTTATGTTCAGTCTGTTATAAAAAACTCAAACGCCTGGGTCAAAGGAGTTAGACCAAATTGTATAATAGAAAGAATTGACAGTTTGGATTTTGAAAATGGCAATGATTTTTGTGATTACGCAAAGCATGAGCTTGGAGATAATATTTTTGTACAATTAATTGATACAACAGGCCAAAGGCAGGAACTTAATATTCGTCAGACTCCTATAATAAAATAA
- a CDS encoding DUF7010 family protein → MERTLEEQRIAYASRKFVATPLAGLIAWLVIGISGLVLPVEATIWVLFIATGSIVYLGIFISKFTGEDFLDKEKSKNVFDSLFLFTVGQAVLVYAIAIPFFILDYTYLPLTVGVLTGTMWLPFSWIIKHWVGLFHSLTRTATVTALWYLFPENRFTAIPFAIVGVYVTTLIILKKRKK, encoded by the coding sequence ATGGAAAGAACATTAGAAGAGCAAAGAATAGCGTATGCCAGCCGAAAATTTGTTGCCACGCCACTTGCAGGTTTAATTGCATGGCTCGTTATAGGCATATCCGGCCTTGTATTGCCTGTTGAGGCAACGATTTGGGTGTTGTTTATCGCAACGGGCAGCATTGTTTATCTGGGTATTTTTATTTCAAAATTTACGGGCGAGGATTTTTTGGACAAAGAGAAATCCAAAAATGTTTTCGACAGTCTTTTCTTATTTACGGTGGGGCAAGCGGTGTTGGTATATGCCATCGCCATTCCGTTTTTTATTCTGGATTATACCTACTTGCCCCTGACCGTTGGGGTTTTAACGGGAACCATGTGGTTGCCCTTTTCGTGGATCATCAAACATTGGGTGGGCCTATTTCATTCGCTAACCCGAACAGCGACGGTCACTGCCCTCTGGTATCTTTTCCCGGAGAATAGATTTACGGCTATCCCCTTTGCCATAGTGGGCGTTTATGTGACCACCCTGATTATCCTTAAAAAGAGGAAGAAATGA
- a CDS encoding SRPBCC family protein, whose protein sequence is MKPINSSAPVKAKKSIVIHADIERVWNILTHINKWSAWNADISISKMNGQIQVGQTFDWKTGGTTLHSNIHTCNPNTQFGWTGKVFGVYAIHNWILSETANGTKVTVEESMEGILAKLFRKSFQQTLENGMANWLESLKKECEKKTG, encoded by the coding sequence ATGAAACCAATCAATAGTTCCGCACCGGTTAAAGCTAAAAAATCAATTGTCATACATGCAGACATTGAAAGGGTGTGGAACATACTTACGCATATAAACAAGTGGTCCGCTTGGAATGCGGATATATCCATATCAAAAATGAATGGCCAAATACAGGTAGGGCAAACATTTGATTGGAAAACAGGGGGAACAACACTTCACTCTAACATCCACACTTGTAACCCGAATACCCAATTTGGCTGGACCGGGAAAGTTTTTGGAGTATATGCCATCCACAACTGGATTTTAAGTGAAACCGCGAATGGCACCAAGGTCACTGTAGAAGAGAGCATGGAGGGTATTTTAGCAAAATTATTCCGCAAGTCGTTTCAGCAGACCCTCGAAAACGGAATGGCCAACTGGCTCGAGTCACTAAAAAAGGAATGTGAAAAAAAGACAGGATAA
- a CDS encoding AraC family transcriptional regulator gives MKDIRQLYTPIQPTVQQSAGNVSYVEMLPDVTLQPFIYCYWELKTLQTLKDPFNYKVVSDGCIDIFFELNNPCENFVMGFCKKYTEFLLGNTFHYVGVRFLPTMFPQIFNVNASELSNKFENLNLIVPKTSQFISGYFEPNKDINQIKQLFDHYFTGLISKINFNNDIRIYKAISIIAENSGTLNIEKDIDTGISVRQLRRLFKFYIGDTAKTFSQVVRFQNILNAKPSSQSLRQKKLFFDVGYYDQAHFIKEFKNFYGGTPGNAFGR, from the coding sequence TTGAAAGACATAAGGCAATTATACACTCCAATTCAACCGACTGTGCAGCAATCGGCCGGCAATGTTAGCTATGTAGAAATGCTACCCGACGTAACACTACAACCATTCATCTATTGCTATTGGGAACTGAAAACCTTACAAACGCTTAAAGATCCGTTCAATTACAAGGTTGTTTCAGACGGTTGTATCGACATTTTCTTTGAGCTTAACAATCCTTGTGAGAATTTTGTAATGGGCTTCTGTAAAAAATACACTGAGTTTCTGCTTGGCAATACATTTCATTATGTGGGCGTACGTTTTTTGCCGACAATGTTTCCCCAGATATTTAATGTAAATGCTTCCGAATTAAGCAACAAATTTGAAAACTTAAATCTAATCGTACCCAAAACATCGCAATTTATTTCTGGGTATTTTGAACCTAACAAAGATATCAATCAAATAAAACAACTGTTCGACCATTATTTTACCGGACTTATCTCAAAAATTAACTTCAACAACGACATCAGGATTTATAAAGCCATCTCAATTATTGCAGAAAACTCAGGCACCTTAAATATTGAAAAAGATATAGATACAGGCATTAGTGTAAGGCAACTTCGCAGACTGTTTAAATTTTATATTGGCGATACAGCAAAAACATTCAGCCAGGTAGTTCGTTTTCAAAATATACTGAACGCAAAACCATCATCACAAAGTTTGCGGCAAAAAAAACTCTTCTTTGATGTTGGCTATTACGACCAGGCACATTTTATAAAAGAGTTTAAAAACTTTTACGGAGGTACCCCCGGCAATGCTTTTGGCAGATAA
- a CDS encoding VOC family protein, translating into MMKQILTMLLVACLTANAYSQTDPSIKNRNTMKLNAGIITTKLAESKTFYTDNLGFGVTFENEFYLLMHTPNREAEISFLLPDHPSQQALFHKPFQGQGMYLTIEVEDVDQIYDELKKKGVSIKIDIRNEPWGDRHFAIQDPNGVGIDIVKYSPPQDKDNGYSSEK; encoded by the coding sequence ATGATGAAACAAATACTAACAATGCTATTGGTGGCTTGCTTAACAGCGAATGCCTATTCACAAACGGATCCGTCAATTAAAAATCGAAACACAATGAAATTAAATGCAGGTATTATAACAACAAAGCTGGCAGAGAGCAAAACTTTTTATACCGATAACTTAGGATTTGGGGTAACATTCGAAAATGAATTTTACCTGTTGATGCACACACCCAACCGCGAAGCAGAAATTAGTTTTTTGCTCCCCGACCATCCAAGTCAGCAAGCTCTTTTTCATAAACCATTTCAAGGACAAGGAATGTATTTGACCATTGAGGTGGAGGATGTGGACCAAATATACGATGAGCTAAAGAAGAAAGGAGTTTCAATAAAAATCGACATACGCAACGAACCTTGGGGCGATAGGCATTTTGCTATCCAGGACCCTAACGGTGTAGGTATCGACATTGTAAAATATTCACCACCTCAAGATAAAGACAATGGATACAGCAGTGAGAAATAA
- a CDS encoding TfoX/Sxy family DNA transformation protein, with protein sequence MDTAVRNNLMGAKNIGPTILKHLHEIDIYSLADLAETTPAKAYEKICKQNPGKTFPVCYYLYSLQGALHGLHWNELPNDLKKDLLKQLGR encoded by the coding sequence ATGGATACAGCAGTGAGAAATAACTTGATGGGAGCAAAAAACATCGGCCCCACTATACTAAAGCATCTCCATGAAATTGACATCTACTCGCTTGCTGACTTAGCCGAAACGACACCGGCAAAGGCTTATGAAAAAATTTGCAAGCAAAATCCGGGGAAGACTTTTCCGGTTTGTTACTATCTTTATTCTTTGCAGGGCGCCTTGCACGGTCTGCATTGGAACGAGTTGCCAAACGATCTGAAAAAAGATTTACTCAAACAGCTTGGACGATAA
- a CDS encoding helix-turn-helix transcriptional regulator, with protein sequence MTRDFIHINDFIVLVEEADAERPTIDSCAFEEPLIAVAFYGSGNVGLSVMYGHRQKEFDYTKGMALSFYADEKVEFVHRVSATKPLQCIVIATAARNLQKLPYNEGELFSQLLHQLVNPADHYVEGPRFFMTPQMQDIVNGIFNIQYQGKARMMFFRSQITALLSHFFGQLSMAKESSIKASEREKLFEAKEILSNNLETPPSLSELSKQIGLNSFKLKKNFKQVFGVPVFKYLQNERLTKAHQLIRNNEATVQEAAWHVGYDSLSSFSNAFSKKFGFRPSEIKQ encoded by the coding sequence ATGACAAGGGACTTTATACATATCAACGATTTTATTGTTTTGGTGGAAGAAGCCGATGCGGAGCGGCCCACCATCGATTCCTGCGCCTTTGAAGAGCCGCTTATCGCGGTGGCCTTTTATGGTTCGGGCAACGTGGGGCTTTCGGTAATGTACGGTCACAGACAAAAGGAATTTGATTACACCAAGGGGATGGCGCTCTCTTTTTATGCTGACGAAAAGGTGGAGTTCGTCCATCGCGTATCGGCTACAAAGCCCTTGCAATGTATCGTTATTGCCACGGCGGCCCGGAACCTTCAAAAGCTACCCTATAACGAGGGCGAACTGTTTTCACAATTGCTGCATCAGTTGGTAAACCCCGCCGATCATTATGTGGAGGGCCCACGTTTTTTTATGACACCCCAAATGCAGGACATCGTAAACGGAATTTTTAACATACAATACCAGGGCAAGGCCAGGATGATGTTTTTCAGGAGCCAGATAACCGCCTTGCTGTCGCATTTCTTCGGACAGCTCTCCATGGCAAAAGAAAGTAGCATCAAAGCCTCGGAACGCGAAAAATTGTTCGAGGCCAAGGAAATACTTAGCAATAACCTTGAAACGCCGCCCTCGCTCAGCGAGCTGTCCAAACAAATAGGGCTCAACAGTTTCAAGCTGAAAAAGAATTTTAAGCAGGTCTTCGGTGTCCCCGTATTCAAATATCTACAAAACGAACGCCTGACCAAGGCACATCAGCTTATACGGAACAACGAGGCCACCGTTCAGGAAGCCGCCTGGCATGTGGGCTACGATAGCCTGAGCTCTTTCTCCAATGCTTTCAGCAAAAAATTCGGTTTCCGCCCAAGCGAGATAAAGCAATAA
- a CDS encoding DUF5367 family protein, with protein MSKVRAIIVGGIIWILGSSFYAASYLFPLLNDPELQADLVLAVAIIPNAWLGAHIFYRKSNLSGPKLGAIVVLTAIILDALITVPYLIVPQGGTYYSFFSAPAFWLIAFEYLMVVVLYWHFRVKSSLAKSK; from the coding sequence ATGAGCAAAGTCAGAGCAATTATCGTCGGAGGCATTATTTGGATACTTGGATCGAGTTTTTACGCCGCCTCCTATTTATTCCCTTTATTGAACGATCCGGAACTGCAAGCCGACCTGGTATTGGCCGTCGCAATAATTCCCAACGCATGGCTGGGGGCGCACATCTTTTATAGGAAATCTAATTTGTCAGGGCCCAAGCTTGGCGCCATCGTGGTGCTTACAGCTATAATTTTGGATGCCCTTATCACTGTACCCTATTTGATTGTGCCCCAGGGAGGAACCTACTACAGCTTTTTTAGTGCGCCCGCTTTTTGGCTCATCGCCTTTGAGTACCTGATGGTGGTGGTGCTGTATTGGCACTTCAGGGTAAAATCCTCTCTTGCCAAGTCTAAGTAA